The proteins below come from a single Bartonella schoenbuchensis R1 genomic window:
- a CDS encoding F0F1 ATP synthase subunit gamma, producing the protein MASLKTLRDRIASVKATQKITKAMQMVAATKLHRAQEAAEAARPYAQRMAHVLANVSANVDGVDAPLLMRGRGLDNVHLLVVCTAERGLCGAFNTHIARCAREHIHALLSKGKEVKILTVGKKGADILRRDFKALMIDHIDLRCVKSIGFADAKRIGERIVDLFNEGAFDVCTLFYSEFVSVINQRPTALGLIPSVVQECCVEKVGVGKKGDKGEALQSAVYSYEPDAASLLETLVLRNLSAQIFRALLENVAGEMGAKMSAMDNASRNAGEMINKLTVTYNRQRQAQITTELVEIIAGAEAL; encoded by the coding sequence ATGGCATCGCTGAAGACTTTAAGAGACCGTATCGCCTCGGTTAAGGCAACGCAAAAGATTACTAAAGCCATGCAAATGGTTGCAGCCACAAAATTGCACCGTGCACAAGAGGCAGCTGAGGCTGCGCGCCCTTATGCTCAGCGTATGGCTCATGTTTTGGCAAATGTTAGCGCTAATGTTGATGGGGTTGATGCACCGCTTTTAATGCGTGGTAGGGGCCTGGATAATGTGCATCTTTTGGTGGTTTGCACGGCTGAGCGCGGTTTGTGTGGTGCTTTTAATACGCATATTGCTCGTTGTGCACGTGAGCATATTCACGCTCTTCTCTCTAAGGGTAAAGAAGTTAAAATTTTAACTGTGGGCAAAAAAGGTGCTGATATTTTGCGCCGTGATTTTAAGGCTCTGATGATTGACCATATTGATTTGCGTTGTGTAAAATCTATAGGTTTTGCAGATGCAAAAAGAATTGGTGAGCGCATTGTTGATTTATTCAATGAGGGTGCTTTTGATGTATGCACACTTTTTTACTCTGAATTTGTTTCTGTGATTAATCAGCGTCCAACAGCTTTGGGGTTAATTCCGTCTGTTGTTCAAGAATGTTGTGTTGAAAAAGTTGGTGTTGGTAAGAAGGGGGATAAGGGGGAAGCTTTGCAATCAGCCGTTTATAGTTATGAGCCTGATGCGGCTTCTCTTCTAGAGACACTTGTTTTACGTAATCTTTCTGCGCAAATTTTTCGTGCTTTGCTTGAAAATGTCGCGGGTGAAATGGGTGCAAAGATGAGTGCTATGGATAATGCATCGCGCAATGCCGGTGAGATGATTAATAAATTGACAGTAACTTATAATCGTCAGCGTCAGGCGCAGATTACCACAGAGTTAGTTGAAATTATTGCGGGCGCTGAAGCGCTTTAA
- a CDS encoding polyprenyl synthetase family protein, with protein sequence MHEFMALLAKHTHNIEKRLDTLLNYKAQNNEIARPEILIKAMRHGTLNGGKRLRPFLVIQSAALFDIPLEQSLDIGVALECVHCYSLIHDDLPAMDNDTLRRGKPTVHKAFNEATAILAGNALLTLAFEIIAHKACALSPQIRIDLITALAQAAGLGGMLGGQMLDLEAENKPQDHHAIITLQHMKTAALISFACQAGAIIGNASKTQIDQLSTFGTHLGLAFQLTDDLLDVTMSTKTLGKTAGKDKEANKATLVSLYGIEKTQKKRDTLITQAEELLHPFGDKAKPLKQAAHFIATRNN encoded by the coding sequence ATGCATGAATTCATGGCCCTTCTTGCAAAACATACCCACAATATTGAAAAAAGACTTGATACGCTTTTAAACTATAAAGCTCAAAACAATGAAATTGCTCGTCCTGAAATCTTAATCAAAGCCATGCGTCATGGCACGCTTAATGGCGGCAAACGTTTGCGTCCTTTTTTAGTTATCCAAAGTGCTGCACTTTTTGATATCCCCCTTGAACAATCTCTCGATATTGGCGTCGCATTAGAATGCGTTCATTGTTATTCGCTTATTCACGATGATCTTCCCGCCATGGATAATGACACACTACGGCGTGGAAAACCCACAGTTCATAAAGCATTTAATGAAGCCACAGCCATTCTAGCAGGCAATGCCCTTTTGACCCTTGCTTTTGAAATTATTGCCCACAAAGCCTGTGCTCTAAGCCCCCAAATAAGAATTGACCTTATCACAGCTCTTGCGCAAGCAGCAGGGCTTGGTGGTATGCTTGGTGGACAAATGCTTGACCTTGAAGCTGAAAACAAACCGCAAGATCACCACGCAATCATCACGCTACAACACATGAAAACAGCCGCTCTTATAAGCTTTGCTTGCCAAGCAGGTGCTATAATTGGCAATGCTTCTAAAACTCAGATTGATCAACTTTCCACCTTTGGGACACATCTTGGGTTGGCTTTTCAATTAACAGATGACCTTCTTGATGTCACCATGAGTACAAAAACTCTTGGCAAAACTGCTGGAAAAGATAAAGAAGCCAATAAAGCCACTTTAGTCAGTCTCTATGGAATTGAAAAAACACAAAAAAAACGAGATACACTCATTACTCAAGCAGAAGAACTTCTCCACCCCTTTGGTGATAAAGCAAAACCACTCAAACAAGCAGCACACTTTATTGCCACACGCAATAATTAA
- a CDS encoding HlyD family secretion protein, whose translation MIRALRSKATIVAFISGIFGILLILWAWKLPPFVSTIQITDNASVKGDVTLVSPQISGVVTQIYIQDYQRVEKGTVLFELDDTLFRQQLSQAQAIFDSKNAKLASVLLQTQLLQEEIDAAESELAHLQKLSNISSEMKSLRTDEASRPPSSLSQLLATLEVKRRLQKQLDLERQSLQSDVAGAKVGVELAELNLAHTKIVSPCAGQVGLVGARVGQYVLPGTQLVAVISDDIWIVANYKETQLAHMRVGQPVVFFVDALNNQKLTGRVVRFAPATGSEFSLLKTNTAIGNFTKIAQRISVRIALDPGQIGAERLIPGMSVVTYVDTS comes from the coding sequence ATGATAAGGGCATTGCGTTCGAAAGCGACAATTGTTGCGTTTATATCAGGAATTTTTGGAATTTTATTAATTTTATGGGCTTGGAAACTTCCACCATTTGTAAGCACTATTCAAATAACCGATAATGCTTCAGTTAAGGGGGATGTCACTTTAGTAAGCCCACAGATTTCTGGTGTGGTTACACAAATTTATATTCAAGATTATCAAAGAGTTGAAAAGGGAACTGTTTTATTTGAACTGGATGATACTCTTTTTCGGCAACAACTTTCTCAAGCGCAGGCGATTTTTGATTCAAAGAATGCAAAGCTTGCAAGTGTTTTATTGCAAACTCAGCTTTTGCAAGAAGAGATTGATGCGGCAGAATCAGAATTGGCCCATTTACAAAAGCTATCGAATATTAGTTCTGAAATGAAGAGTTTAAGAACTGATGAGGCTTCGCGTCCACCTTCTTCTCTTTCACAATTATTAGCAACACTTGAAGTAAAACGCCGATTGCAAAAACAATTGGATCTTGAACGGCAAAGTTTACAGTCAGATGTTGCTGGGGCAAAGGTAGGGGTTGAACTGGCAGAGCTTAATTTGGCACATACCAAAATTGTCTCTCCTTGTGCTGGGCAAGTTGGGCTTGTTGGCGCACGGGTTGGGCAATATGTTTTACCTGGAACGCAATTGGTGGCTGTTATTTCTGATGATATTTGGATTGTTGCTAATTATAAAGAAACACAGCTTGCTCATATGCGCGTTGGACAGCCTGTTGTTTTTTTTGTTGATGCCCTAAATAATCAAAAGTTAACAGGTCGTGTAGTACGTTTTGCTCCTGCGACAGGTTCGGAGTTTTCATTATTGAAGACAAACACTGCGATTGGAAATTTTACTAAAATTGCACAACGTATTTCAGTTCGTATTGCTTTAGATCCTGGGCAAATAGGGGCTGAGCGGCTTATTCCTGGTATGTCAGTGGTTACATATGTGGATACTTCGTGA
- the atpC gene encoding ATP synthase F1 subunit epsilon produces the protein MENNRAKRFLFELISPEKLIFSDEVTSVVLPSASGYLTVMANHAPLMVRLMPGSIRVLSSSGEKLFALCGGVADITPSRCSLLAEAVVAVDHLSFDELEQRILKVRAALEEGSNGGANDPVEEFLHQLTTVGGVLTAV, from the coding sequence GTGGAAAACAATAGAGCAAAGCGTTTTTTGTTTGAGCTTATATCACCTGAGAAACTTATTTTTTCAGATGAAGTGACATCGGTTGTTCTTCCCTCAGCTTCAGGCTATTTGACAGTTATGGCCAATCACGCGCCTTTAATGGTTCGCCTTATGCCGGGAAGTATTCGCGTTTTATCATCTTCAGGTGAGAAATTGTTTGCTCTTTGTGGAGGGGTTGCGGACATTACACCTTCAAGATGTTCTCTTTTGGCTGAGGCTGTTGTTGCTGTTGATCACCTTTCTTTTGATGAGCTTGAACAGCGGATTTTGAAAGTTCGTGCAGCGTTGGAAGAGGGCTCAAATGGTGGGGCCAATGATCCGGTGGAGGAATTTTTGCATCAACTGACGACTGTTGGCGGTGTGTTAACAGCGGTGTAG
- the atpD gene encoding F0F1 ATP synthase subunit beta yields MVKAVTSKKGAPKAEEKKSAARSGVKKAASKSQGSSKSSGNLARTSSKSVSASKPVRGKGSVGEIRQVIGAVVDVQFEGELPNILNALETENMGNRLVLEVAQHLGENTVRTIAMDTTDGLVRGQKVFDTGTQICVPVGEATLGRIMNVVGEPVDNAGPIIATKTRSIHQEAPEYVEQSTESEILVTGIKVVDLLAPYAKGGKIGLFGGAGVGKTVLIMELINNVAKAHGGYSVFAGVGERTREGNDLYYEMIESRVNVNPKDNKGSAAGSKCALVYGQMNEPPGARARVALSGLTVAESFRDEGQDVLFFVDNMFRFTQAGSEVSALLGRIPSAVGYQPTLATEMGALQERITSTKTGSITSVQAIYVPADDLTDPAPATSFAHLDATTVLSRAIAEKGIYPAVDPLDSSSRMLDPMVVGEEHYAVACQVQTILQRYKSLQDIIAILGMDELSEEDKALVGRARKIERFLSQPFHVAEVFTGSPGKLVPLQDTIKGFKGLCAGDYDDLPEAAFYMVGSIDEAIEKGKRLMAEASS; encoded by the coding sequence ATGGTAAAAGCAGTGACGTCAAAAAAAGGAGCACCAAAAGCTGAAGAAAAGAAATCAGCCGCTCGTTCAGGCGTAAAAAAAGCCGCCTCGAAGTCTCAAGGGAGTTCTAAGAGTTCTGGTAATCTTGCGCGCACTTCTTCTAAATCTGTTAGTGCTTCTAAGCCTGTTCGTGGCAAGGGATCTGTTGGTGAGATTAGGCAGGTGATTGGGGCTGTTGTTGATGTGCAGTTTGAGGGAGAATTGCCCAATATTCTTAATGCATTAGAAACTGAGAATATGGGCAACCGGCTGGTTTTGGAAGTGGCGCAACATTTGGGTGAGAACACGGTTCGTACCATTGCGATGGACACGACAGATGGTCTTGTGCGCGGGCAAAAGGTTTTTGATACAGGAACACAGATTTGCGTTCCTGTTGGAGAGGCCACACTTGGGCGTATTATGAATGTGGTTGGGGAGCCTGTTGATAATGCTGGTCCGATTATTGCGACTAAAACGCGTTCAATTCACCAAGAAGCTCCTGAATATGTTGAGCAATCAACGGAATCAGAGATTCTTGTTACGGGTATTAAAGTTGTTGATCTTTTAGCGCCTTATGCCAAGGGTGGTAAAATTGGTTTGTTTGGTGGTGCTGGTGTTGGTAAAACCGTGTTGATTATGGAATTAATCAACAATGTTGCAAAGGCGCATGGTGGTTATTCTGTGTTTGCAGGTGTGGGGGAGCGTACACGTGAGGGTAATGACCTTTATTATGAAATGATCGAAAGTCGTGTGAATGTGAACCCTAAAGACAATAAGGGTTCTGCTGCTGGGTCAAAATGTGCACTTGTTTATGGGCAGATGAATGAACCACCAGGAGCACGTGCACGTGTTGCGCTTTCAGGTTTGACGGTTGCGGAAAGTTTTCGCGATGAAGGTCAAGATGTTCTTTTCTTTGTGGATAATATGTTCCGTTTTACACAGGCAGGTTCAGAAGTTTCAGCTCTTTTAGGGCGTATTCCTTCTGCTGTGGGGTATCAGCCAACTTTGGCAACAGAAATGGGAGCTTTGCAAGAACGTATTACCAGTACTAAAACAGGTTCTATTACGTCTGTTCAGGCTATTTATGTTCCTGCTGATGATTTGACTGACCCGGCACCTGCGACATCTTTTGCGCACTTGGATGCGACAACAGTTCTTTCTCGTGCGATTGCTGAAAAAGGTATTTATCCAGCGGTGGATCCGCTCGATTCTTCTTCACGCATGTTGGATCCAATGGTGGTTGGTGAGGAGCATTATGCTGTTGCTTGTCAAGTTCAAACGATTTTGCAGCGTTATAAATCTTTGCAAGATATTATTGCTATTCTTGGAATGGATGAGCTTTCTGAAGAAGATAAGGCTTTGGTAGGGCGGGCACGTAAAATTGAGCGTTTCCTTTCACAGCCTTTCCATGTGGCTGAAGTTTTTACTGGTTCTCCTGGGAAGCTTGTACCTTTACAAGACACCATCAAGGGGTTTAAAGGTCTTTGTGCTGGTGATTATGATGATTTACCAGAGGCGGCTTTTTATATGGTTGGTTCAATTGATGAAGCAATTGAAAAGGGCAAGCGTTTAATGGCAGAAGCTTCTTCATAA
- the fdxA gene encoding ferredoxin FdxA, producing MAYVVTDNCIQCKYTDCVEVCPVDCFYEGENMLVIHPDECIDCGVCEPECPAEAIKPDTEPGLETWLELNREYATKWPNLTTQKSPLPQAKEMDGVPNKLEKYFSENPGSGE from the coding sequence TTGGCCTACGTTGTAACCGATAATTGTATCCAGTGTAAATACACTGATTGTGTTGAAGTTTGCCCTGTTGATTGTTTTTATGAAGGTGAAAATATGCTTGTCATTCACCCTGATGAATGCATCGACTGTGGTGTATGCGAACCAGAATGCCCTGCTGAAGCCATTAAGCCTGATACAGAACCAGGGCTAGAAACATGGTTAGAGCTCAATCGTGAGTATGCAACTAAATGGCCTAATTTAACCACCCAAAAAAGTCCTCTTCCCCAAGCAAAAGAAATGGACGGTGTTCCCAATAAATTAGAAAAGTATTTTTCAGAAAATCCAGGAAGTGGTGAATAA
- a CDS encoding F0F1 ATP synthase subunit delta: protein MSDSFSRMPLPLASRRYAQALFDLVQEAGYVKDFEKAFTSFLDILDHNTDLKRLIQSPFFSTKEQVQTLDSICESFRFSDKGAGQIMRNFLRVIVENRRLFALSDILRAFQCCVASFRGEASAHIISAHPLDVHQQEELRVALEGVVGRKISLRLSVDSTILGGLIVRLGSCQIDASLEGKLSSLKLALKKEVS, encoded by the coding sequence GTGTCGGATTCATTTTCTCGTATGCCGTTGCCATTAGCGAGCCGACGTTATGCGCAAGCGCTTTTTGATTTGGTTCAAGAAGCAGGCTATGTAAAAGATTTCGAAAAGGCATTTACATCTTTTTTGGATATTTTGGATCACAATACAGATTTAAAGCGCTTAATACAAAGCCCATTTTTTTCAACAAAAGAACAGGTTCAAACGCTTGATTCTATTTGTGAGAGTTTTAGGTTTTCTGACAAAGGGGCGGGTCAAATTATGCGCAATTTTTTGCGTGTTATTGTAGAAAATCGTCGACTTTTTGCTTTGTCTGATATTTTACGTGCTTTTCAGTGTTGTGTTGCTTCATTTCGTGGGGAAGCATCGGCACATATTATTTCTGCACATCCGTTGGATGTTCATCAACAAGAGGAGTTGCGCGTGGCTTTGGAAGGTGTTGTTGGGAGAAAAATTTCGCTACGCTTGTCTGTCGATTCGACGATTTTGGGTGGGCTTATTGTCCGCTTGGGGTCATGTCAGATTGATGCCTCTCTTGAGGGGAAATTGTCTTCGCTTAAGCTTGCATTGAAAAAAGAGGTCAGCTGA
- a CDS encoding MFS transporter, which translates to MNGKKSAIMSAEEGEGDLPQSGPIFAGPLPKCFVYIFASFILQWAYGLGANMVQSNILQLSGNFRATLTETTWLVAAYMAPNVSVAIMLIKIRYQFGLRSFAELSILGFVFVCILQLFVTDLRSALIIRFFAGIAAAPMASLAFLYMLEAFAPEKKFTIGLSLNYMNAALAVPLSRLISPYLLENNGGFSSLSAMEMGLVLISLGCIFSLPLTPVACNKVIRKFDWVSYSLIAFGLGLNAMVMSVGKLYWWHEAPWIGWGLALALLSLVIATIFELNREYPLIDLRWLFSKEMVQVVLVLLIFRILLSEQSTLAADFFGLFGLLNGDMAPMYFAVTIGTLLGGGICVCFLRAGREDYFYFMSLSCLALGSYLDSYVNHLTRPEDLMLSQGLIGFGYALFLPPALFNGFVRANARGPSYVLSFIAIFLLTQVTGGLMSAAFFGSLQFIFAYKHFECLKQEIVITDPLIFNEINALLSSSYNALSPSNIGSGQFMSDLIGQLKLTANILAYDDVFRLYFYIAAVVLIIFLVKIIYQLRPFILVEPNWKDKAVLVKKSEKR; encoded by the coding sequence ATGAACGGCAAAAAAAGCGCGATTATGTCTGCTGAAGAAGGTGAAGGGGATCTTCCCCAGTCGGGTCCTATTTTTGCAGGGCCTTTACCGAAATGTTTCGTTTATATTTTTGCCTCTTTTATTTTGCAATGGGCTTATGGCTTGGGGGCAAATATGGTTCAATCCAACATTCTTCAACTTTCTGGTAATTTTCGCGCGACACTTACTGAAACGACATGGTTGGTTGCTGCTTATATGGCGCCCAATGTCAGTGTTGCGATTATGTTGATTAAAATTCGTTATCAATTTGGGTTGCGTTCTTTTGCTGAATTATCGATCCTTGGATTTGTTTTTGTCTGTATTTTGCAATTATTTGTCACAGATTTGCGTTCAGCTCTGATTATTCGTTTTTTTGCTGGTATTGCTGCAGCACCAATGGCTTCATTAGCTTTTTTATATATGTTGGAGGCTTTTGCACCGGAGAAAAAATTCACAATTGGCCTTAGTTTAAATTATATGAATGCAGCTTTAGCGGTTCCTTTATCGCGTTTGATTTCACCTTATTTGCTGGAAAATAATGGGGGTTTTTCTAGTCTTTCAGCAATGGAGATGGGGCTTGTTTTAATTAGTTTGGGATGTATTTTTTCTCTTCCGCTTACACCTGTTGCATGCAACAAGGTGATTAGAAAGTTCGATTGGGTAAGTTATAGTTTGATTGCATTTGGGCTTGGTTTAAATGCAATGGTTATGTCTGTTGGTAAGCTTTATTGGTGGCATGAGGCACCGTGGATTGGGTGGGGGCTTGCTCTTGCACTTTTGTCGTTAGTGATTGCAACCATTTTTGAATTGAATAGAGAGTACCCTTTAATTGATTTACGCTGGCTTTTTAGTAAAGAAATGGTGCAAGTTGTTTTGGTGTTGCTAATCTTTAGGATTCTTTTATCAGAACAATCGACTTTAGCGGCAGATTTTTTTGGTCTTTTTGGTTTGTTAAATGGTGATATGGCGCCGATGTATTTTGCCGTTACCATTGGGACGCTTTTAGGGGGCGGGATTTGTGTTTGTTTTTTGCGCGCTGGCCGTGAAGACTATTTTTATTTTATGTCTTTAAGTTGTTTGGCGCTTGGGTCTTATTTAGATAGTTATGTAAATCACTTAACGCGTCCAGAGGATCTGATGTTGAGTCAAGGTTTGATAGGTTTTGGTTATGCACTTTTTTTACCCCCTGCTTTATTTAATGGTTTTGTGAGAGCAAATGCACGAGGCCCCAGTTATGTTTTAAGCTTTATTGCTATTTTTCTACTAACTCAGGTAACCGGAGGGTTAATGAGTGCAGCTTTTTTTGGGAGTTTGCAATTTATTTTCGCCTATAAGCATTTTGAGTGTTTAAAGCAAGAAATTGTTATTACAGATCCTCTTATTTTTAATGAGATAAATGCCTTATTATCGTCTTCTTATAATGCTTTAAGTCCTAGTAATATTGGGAGTGGGCAGTTCATGTCTGATCTGATTGGGCAGTTAAAGTTGACAGCAAATATTTTGGCTTATGATGATGTTTTTCGGCTTTATTTTTATATTGCAGCGGTTGTATTAATTATTTTTCTTGTCAAAATTATTTATCAATTACGCCCTTTTATTCTTGTGGAGCCGAACTGGAAAGATAAGGCAGTTTTAGTGAAGAAAAGTGAAAAAAGATGA
- a CDS encoding CarD family transcriptional regulator, translating into MASQRKKTSSVKGFSTSEYIVYPTHGVGQIIAIEEQEVAGHKLKLFVIHFAKDKMDVKVPVAKALSIGMRKLSESDLVERALKTLQGKARVKRAMWSRRAQEYDTKINSGNLVFIAEVVRDLFRSELQSEQSYSERQLYAAALDRMAREIAIINNLSETEAINLIETHLTKESKRKFKAGMDEEKDDSSAVYAA; encoded by the coding sequence ATGGCGTCCCAGCGAAAGAAAACCTCTAGTGTTAAAGGGTTTTCAACCTCTGAATATATCGTCTACCCCACACATGGAGTGGGGCAAATTATAGCAATTGAAGAGCAGGAGGTTGCAGGGCATAAATTAAAGCTTTTTGTCATCCACTTTGCTAAAGATAAAATGGACGTAAAAGTGCCAGTTGCAAAAGCGCTTTCCATTGGAATGCGTAAATTATCTGAATCTGATTTAGTTGAGCGTGCATTAAAAACTCTACAGGGAAAAGCACGTGTTAAACGGGCTATGTGGTCACGCCGTGCTCAAGAATATGACACGAAAATCAATTCAGGCAATCTCGTTTTCATTGCTGAAGTAGTGCGCGATCTTTTTCGTTCAGAATTGCAATCTGAGCAATCTTATTCCGAACGCCAACTCTATGCTGCTGCACTTGATCGAATGGCGCGTGAAATTGCTATCATTAATAATCTTTCTGAAACAGAAGCTATCAATTTGATAGAAACACACCTTACCAAAGAATCCAAACGCAAATTTAAAGCTGGAATGGATGAAGAAAAAGATGACAGCAGCGCTGTCTATGCTGCATAA
- the ispG gene encoding flavodoxin-dependent (E)-4-hydroxy-3-methylbut-2-enyl-diphosphate synthase, translated as MSAPYYLSKPLERRRSVGVKVGDVIVGGDNPIVVQSMTNTDTADIDATVMQISALWRAGSQLVRVTVDRDEAAAAVPKIRERLERLGIFVPLVGDFHYIGHKLLAAHPACAEALSKYRINPGNVGFGSKKDQQFSEIIEMACRYHKPIRIGVNWGSLDEGLLTRLMDENAKQEKPLSTVEVMRESVVQSALHSAFFAEELGLGRDQIILSAKVSDVQDLIAVYGLLAKRCDHALHLGLTEAGMGTKGIVASSVALGILLQQGIGDTIRISLTPEPGGDRTQEVKVCQELLQVMGFRQFMPVVAACPGCGRTTSTVFQTLAQKIEADLCKNMPVWRQKYPGVEGLKVAVMGCIVNGPGESKHADIGISLPGTGEQPAAPVFIEGKKVKVLRGPNIAEEFEAILGDYIHTRFGQN; from the coding sequence ATGAGCGCACCATATTATTTATCTAAGCCTTTAGAGCGTCGCCGATCTGTTGGAGTAAAAGTTGGTGATGTGATTGTTGGTGGTGATAACCCGATTGTTGTCCAGTCTATGACGAATACAGATACTGCCGATATTGATGCGACAGTTATGCAGATTAGTGCTCTTTGGCGTGCAGGTTCGCAATTGGTACGGGTAACTGTTGATCGGGATGAAGCGGCAGCGGCTGTCCCTAAAATACGTGAACGATTGGAGCGGTTAGGCATTTTTGTGCCGTTGGTGGGGGATTTTCATTATATTGGGCACAAACTTTTAGCAGCCCACCCGGCATGTGCTGAGGCTCTTTCAAAATATCGGATTAATCCTGGAAATGTTGGTTTTGGTTCAAAAAAGGATCAGCAGTTTAGTGAAATTATTGAAATGGCTTGCCGTTATCATAAACCCATACGTATTGGAGTAAATTGGGGGTCACTTGATGAGGGGTTACTAACCCGGCTTATGGATGAAAATGCAAAGCAAGAAAAGCCTTTGTCGACTGTTGAAGTGATGAGGGAATCTGTGGTTCAGTCGGCATTACATTCAGCTTTTTTTGCTGAAGAGTTGGGATTGGGGCGTGATCAAATTATTCTTTCGGCTAAAGTGAGTGATGTACAAGATTTAATTGCTGTGTATGGCCTTTTAGCAAAGCGTTGTGATCATGCACTTCATTTGGGTTTAACAGAAGCGGGAATGGGAACAAAGGGGATTGTTGCTTCTTCAGTGGCTTTGGGGATTTTATTACAGCAAGGGATTGGTGATACTATTCGTATTTCACTCACACCTGAGCCAGGAGGTGATAGGACCCAAGAGGTGAAGGTGTGCCAAGAGCTTTTGCAGGTTATGGGATTTCGCCAGTTTATGCCTGTGGTTGCTGCGTGTCCTGGGTGTGGGCGTACGACTTCAACGGTTTTTCAGACATTGGCGCAAAAAATTGAGGCTGATTTATGCAAGAATATGCCAGTTTGGCGTCAAAAATATCCTGGGGTTGAAGGTTTGAAGGTGGCTGTTATGGGATGTATTGTCAATGGGCCGGGGGAATCAAAACATGCTGATATTGGCATTTCTCTGCCTGGAACAGGTGAACAACCAGCAGCACCAGTTTTTATTGAGGGAAAGAAGGTAAAGGTTTTGCGTGGGCCCAATATTGCTGAAGAGTTTGAAGCCATATTGGGTGATTATATCCACACGCGTTTTGGGCAAAACTAG
- the rpmF gene encoding 50S ribosomal protein L32: MAVPKRKTSPSKRGMRRSADALKAPTYIEDKNSGELRRPHHIDLKTGMYRGRSVLPPKD; encoded by the coding sequence ATGGCTGTACCTAAACGAAAAACTTCTCCATCGAAGCGGGGTATGCGCCGTTCGGCTGATGCCTTGAAAGCACCAACTTATATTGAAGATAAAAATTCTGGTGAATTGCGTCGCCCTCATCATATTGATTTAAAAACAGGCATGTATCGCGGGCGTTCAGTTTTACCCCCTAAAGATTAA